A genome region from Trachemys scripta elegans isolate TJP31775 chromosome 2, CAS_Tse_1.0, whole genome shotgun sequence includes the following:
- the HTRA4 gene encoding serine protease HTRA4, producing the protein MGPPLCGLRWLLLLLAAPLGEPRPPPAVPCPTVCEPARCPPRDPQPCLAAGGLLQPDRCGCCWICAPGEGRPCAAGGLCAHGLRCQRPAARPARGGTCICADSPLPVCGSDGRTYRSLCQLRAENRRARLQDAPPAIPVQKGGCGEPGSFHPDSLRYKFNFIADVVEKIAPAVVHLELFRRVSYSSQEVLVSSGSGFIVSEEGLIVTNAHVLTNKQRIRVELKSGEQYEAKIKDVDHKLDIALIKIYPDTALSVLLLGRSSDLRPGEFVVALGSPFSLQNTVTTGIISSTQRGSKELGLKDSDMAYIQTDAIINYGNSGGPLVNLDGEVVGINTLKVTAGISFAIPSDRIRQFLEESHDRQMKGTIRPKKKYMGFRMLPLTFNLIRELKIYDKDFPDLNSGVYVFEVIQGTAAASSGMRDGDVIISINGKTVTSTEDVNEAVKNNDVLSIVVRRGNEDVILNIIPDEID; encoded by the exons ATGGGGCCGCCTTTGTGCGGGCTCCgctggctcctgctgctgctggccgcccccctgggggagccgcggccgccCCCGGCCGTGCCCTGCCCAACGGTGTGTGAGCCGGCGCGCTGCCCCCCGCgggacccccagccctgcctggccgCCGGGGGGCTGCTCCAGCCCGACCGCTGCGGCTGCTGCTGGATCTGCGCGCCCGGGGAGGGGCGGCCCTGCGCCGCGGGCGGGCTCTGCGCCCACGGGCTGCGCTGCCAGCGCCCCGCCGCCCGCCCGGCCCGGGGCGGCACCTGCATCTGCGCCGATTCCCCCCTGCCCGTGTGCGGCAGCGACGGCCGCACCTACCGCAGCCTGTGCCAGCTGCGGGCCGAGAACCGGCGGGCGCGGCTGCAGGACGCGCCCCCGGCCATCCCCGTGCAGAAGGGCGGCTGCGGGGAGCCAG GCTCCTTCCATCCTGACAGCCTGAGGTACAAGTTTAATTTTATTGCTGATGTTGTGGAGAAGATTGCTCCAGCTGTTGTCCATCTTGAGCTCTTTCGCAG GGTGTCCTACTCAAGCCAAGAAGTTCTTGTGTCCAGTGGCTCCGGATTCATAGTGTCAGAGGAAGGACTGATTGTCACTAATGCGCATGTCCTCACCAATAAGCAGAGAATCCGAGTGGAGCTCAAGAGCGGGGAGCAGTACGAAGCTAAAATCAAAGATGTCGACCACAAGTTGGACATAGCCCTGATCAAAATATATCCTGAT actGCCCTCTCTGTACTACTGCTGGGCAGATCCTCTGACCTCCGTCCTGGGGAGTTTGTGGTGGCGCTGGGCAGTCCCTTCTCCTTACAAAACACTGTAACAACAGGAATCATCAGCAGCACTCAAAGAGGCAGCAAGGAGCTTGGCCTGAAGGACTCTGACATGGCGTACATTCAGACAGATGCCATCATCAAT TATGGAAATTCAGGTGGGCCCTTGGTGAACTTG GACGGTGAAGTTGTAGGGATAAATACGCTGAAGGTAACGGCTGGCATCTCCTTTGCAATCCCCTCTGACCGAATCCGTCAGTTCCTAGAAGAATCTCACGACCGGCAGATGAAAG GGACGATTCGACCCAAGAAGAAATACATGGGATTCCGAATGCTTCCCCTCACTTTTAA TCTCATCCGTGAACTGAAAATCTATGATAAAGATTTCCCGGACCTGAACTCTGGAGTCTATGTTTTTGAAGTGATTCAAGGAACGGCTGCTGCAAG CTCTGGCATGAGAGATGGTGATGTGATTATCAGCATTAATGGAAAAACAGTCACCTCAACAGAGGATGTAAATGAAGCTGTTAAAAACAATGATGTTCTTTCAATTGTGGTTCGTCGAGGAAATGAAGATGTGATCTTGAATATAATTCCAGATGAAATTGATTAA